ACTTAGAAAGTTGAAAAGTTATAAAAGGTATTTCTTATGGAAAGAAAATATTCCCTCTCCCACCTGAAGGAACTGGAAGCGGAAAGCATTCATATCATCCGGGAAGTGGCGGCCGAGTTTTCCAATCCGGTGATGCTCTACTCCATTGGCAAGGATTCCTCGGTCATGGCCCGCCTGGCCCGAAAGGCCTTCGCCCCCGGCAAGATTCCCTTTCCCCTGATGCACATTGATTCCCGGTGGAAATTTCGCGACATGATTACCTTTCGCGATGAATTCTGCCGCCGCCACGATATTGATCTTATTGTCCACTACAATGAAGAAGGCTGGCGCCAGGGGATCGGGCCTTTTACCCACGGCAGCAAGGTCCATACCGATGTGATGAAAACCCAGGCTCTGCTCCAGGCTCTGGACAAGTACGGATTTGATGCCGCTTTCGGTGGAGCCCGCCGGGATGAGGAAAAATCCCGGGCCAAGGAGCGGGTTTTCTCCTTCCGGGACAATTTTCACCAGTGGGATCCCAAGAACCAGCGTCCGGAACTCTGGAGCCTCTACAATACCAGGGTCAATCCCGGGGAAAGCATCCGGGTTTTTCCCATTTCCAACTGGACGGAGCTGGATGTCTGGCAGTATATCCGCCTGGAAAAAATTCCCATTGTGCCGTTGTATTATGCCGCCGAGCGCGAGGTAGTTGAGCGCGACGGCAACCTGATTTTGGTGGATGACGACCGTATGCCTTTGAAACCTGGGGAAAAGCCGCGGAAAAGAATGATCCGCTTCCGCACCCTGGGCTGCTATCCTCTGACCGGGGCGATTGAATCCGAAGCTGATACCATCGAAAAAATCGTTGAAGAGATGATGGTGGTGACCAAGAGCGAGCGTACCACCCGGGTCATTGACTTCGATCAGGAAGGCTCGATGGAGCAGAAAAAACGAGAGGGGTATTTTTAAAAGAAAGGTATAAGGCTAAA
Above is a window of Pseudomonadota bacterium DNA encoding:
- the cysD gene encoding sulfate adenylyltransferase subunit CysD encodes the protein MERKYSLSHLKELEAESIHIIREVAAEFSNPVMLYSIGKDSSVMARLARKAFAPGKIPFPLMHIDSRWKFRDMITFRDEFCRRHDIDLIVHYNEEGWRQGIGPFTHGSKVHTDVMKTQALLQALDKYGFDAAFGGARRDEEKSRAKERVFSFRDNFHQWDPKNQRPELWSLYNTRVNPGESIRVFPISNWTELDVWQYIRLEKIPIVPLYYAAEREVVERDGNLILVDDDRMPLKPGEKPRKRMIRFRTLGCYPLTGAIESEADTIEKIVEEMMVVTKSERTTRVIDFDQEGSMEQKKREGYF